The proteins below are encoded in one region of Rhododendron vialii isolate Sample 1 chromosome 7a, ASM3025357v1:
- the LOC131331874 gene encoding uncharacterized protein LOC131331874 produces MTEQNEIDLAKRHYKDTETKPFANLDCCWAILEHSMKWADLTPPRSNPRSSQMDTSSVPLSPDFSQNPNLDSPDFSQVPNTATTLEDSNPTSGGSVQSPRKRPPGCKASKAKLLKTKKSGNEEREWINLMEKFN; encoded by the exons ATGACAGAACAAAATGag ATTGATCTAGCGAAGAGACATTACAAAGATACTGAGACTAAACCTTTCGCCAATTTGGATTGTTGCTGGGCAATCTTAGAACACAGTATGAAGTGGGCGGATTTAACCCCACCCCGGTCCAACCCAAGATCTTCACAAATGGATACAAGTTCGGTCCCGCTATCTCCTgatttctctcaaaatccaaacttagactctcctgatttctctcaagttccaaacacagcgACTACATTGGAAGATAGCAATCCTACGAGTGGAGGTAGTGTTCAGTCTCCAAGAAAGAGGCCTCCTGGATGTAAAGCATCAAAGGCAAAATTATTGAAGACCAAAAAATCAGGAAATGAAGAACGTGAATGGATAAACTTGATGGAAAAATTCAACTAA
- the LOC131332655 gene encoding uncharacterized protein LOC131332655: MSSLTHRILLGEFDGSCSDDDEIAMAQLIMARQYQKFQRRRQQRGHVGSTSGRAWISRDRVAANQRLNDDYFCEYPLYDEKLFQQRFRMSRPLFHKILGKLQQHDVTFVQRNDATGVAGLSGIQKMTAALRMMAYGTPADSLDEYLKIGGNTAVESLQSFCRGVISIFEAEYLRKPNERDTARLLHVGNQRGFPGMLGSLDCMHWQWDKCPTAYHGFFSGCSGKPTIVLEAVASYDLWIWHAFFGMPGSFNDINVLDQSHLFDDLSAGRAPPAHFVVNGSQYDMGYYLSDGIYPKWATLVQTNSQPQGRKKQHFARMQEACRKDVERAFGVLQARWAIVRGPA; the protein is encoded by the coding sequence atgagCAGTTTAACCCACAGAATATTACTGGGAGAATTTGACGGATCTTGCTCCGATGATGATGAGATTGCAATGGCGCAATTGATCATGGCCAGGCaataccaaaaatttcaaagaagacGCCAACAAAGAGGTCATGTTGGTTCTACAAGCGGTCGAGCCTGGATCTCCCGTGACAGAGTTGCTGCTAACCAACGACTCAATGATGATTACTTTTGTGAGTATCCGCTCTACGACGAAAAGTTGTTTCAGCAACGTTTTCGAATGAGTCGGCCCTTATTTCACAAGATCTTGGGCAAACTCCAACAACATGACGTGACGTTCGTCCAAAGGAATGATGCGACGGGAGTTGCAGGTCTTTCTGGTATCCAAAAGATGACAGCAGCTCTGAGGATGATGGCATACGGGACGCCTGCTGATAGTCTTGATGAGTATCTCAAGATTGGGGGAAATACAGCAGTTGAGTCTCTTCAAAGCTTCTGTAGAGGTGTTATCTCTATTTTTGAAGCAGAATACTtgagaaaaccaaatgaaagaGATACTGCAAGGCTCCTACATGTGGGCAATCAACGTGGTTTTCCTGGAATGCTAGGCAGCTTGGATTGTATGCATTGGCAGTGGGACAAATGTCCAACTGCTTACCATGGCTTCTTCAGTGGCTGCAGCGGAAAACCCACTATTGTACTTGAAGCAGTTGCATCGTATGATTTATGGATTTGGCATGCTTTCTTTGGCATGCCTGGGTCATTCAACGATATCAACGTGCTTGATCAATCTCATCTCTTTGATGATCTCAGTGCCGGTCGTGCCCCTCCAGCCCATTTTGTTGTTAATGGGAGTCAGTACGACATGGGGTACTACCTTTCTGATGGTATCTATCCAAAATGGGCGACTCTCGTCCAAACCAATTCTCAACCACAAGGAAGAAAGAAGCAACACTTTGCGAGGATGCAGGAGGCATGTCGCAAGGATGTTGAAAGGGCATTTGGCGTACTCCAAGCACGCTGGGCAATTGTGAGAGGACCGGCGTGA
- the LOC131332656 gene encoding uncharacterized protein LOC131332656, with product MATPYGTFLPEGQSSNRPPLFSGTNYNYWKARMRIYIQTDYKLWRIIVDGPHRPTKTVNGVVVFKEEKEWDANDVKGIELNAKAMNLLYCALDPNEFNRVSTCESAKEIWDKLEVTHEGTSQVKESKIDMLVHKYELFKMQPDESISDMFTRFTDIINGLKSLGKSYSNVDLVRKILRSLPKQWEPKVTAIIEAKQDLTNYSLDELLGSLMTHEITMNLEDNGSRKKKDLAFKISTSSTSSESEDDSESSDDEDLAVITRKLKKSMTRKMRRAKRILEKDGSKGENSKKRDIICYECKRPGHLKSQCPEIKKSMKTAKRRAMLAALREIDRSSSEENSDQEVANLCLMAHGEEEVNSSDDFDEQFTYDELLDAFEELHSKFKNLSSKYKSLKKTNFSLLAENECLKNEKDALKGKIEEVCSPKEIANDLVFQNNLRLENDVLKNEVEDLKTSLSKFVQGKENLDMLLGKQRCVFDKVGIGFNPTKKQKFYQNLFVKSTSSSHSYTSCNYCGMNGHLSYSCPIRKNMSVGTKKIWVPKHLVTNLHGPKQSWVPKNYI from the coding sequence atggcaaccccTTATGGCACCTTCCTTCCCGAGGGCCAATCGAGCAATAGACCTCCTTTATTTAGCGGGACTAACTACAATTATTGGAAGGCTAGAATGCGTATTTATATTCAAACTGACTATAAGTTGTGGAGAATTATTGTTGATGGGCCGCACCGTCCTACCAAAACCGTTAATGGAGTAGTAGTTtttaaagaggaaaaagaatGGGATGCGAATGATGTTAAAGGAATTGAATTGAATGCTAAGGCTATGAATCTTTTATATTGTGCATTAGATCCTAATGAGTTTAATAGAGTCTCtacatgtgaatcggctaaggAAATTTGGGATAAGCTAGAAGTTACACATGAGGGTACTAGTCAGGTAAAagaatcaaaaattgacatgcTTGTTCATAAGTATGAATTGTTTAAAATGCAGCCTGACGAATCCATCTCTGACATGTTTACACGCTTTACTGATATTATTAATGGCTTGAAATCTCTTGGAAAGTCTTACTCTAATGTTGATCTTGTGAGAAAGATTCTCAGGTCATTACCAAAGCAATGGGAGCCAAAAGTGACGGCAATAATTGAGGCCAAACAAGACCTCACAAATTACAGCTTGGATGAGCTTTTGGGTTCTCTTATGACTCATGAAATCACAATGAACTTGGAGGATAATGGAAGCCGTAAGAAAAAGGAccttgcttttaaaatttctactTCAAGTACATCAAGTGAAAGTGAAGATGACTCCGAATCAAGCGATGATGAAGATCTAGCAGTAATCACAAGAAAGCTCAAAAAGTCCATGACAAGAAAAATGCGAagggcaaaaagaattttagaaaaagatgGTTCCAAAGGAGAAAATAGCAAGAAAAGAGACATCATATGCTACGAGTGTAAGAGGCCGGGCCATTTGAAATCACAATGTCCTGAAATCAAGAAGTCAATGAAAACAGCAAAACGAAGAGCAATGCTTGCAGCATTGAGAGAAATTGATCGGAGTAGCTCCGAAGAAAATAGTGACCAAGAAGTTGCTAACCTATGCTTGATGGCACATGGTGAGGAAGAGGTAAACTCTAGTGATGATTTTGATGAGCAATTTACTTATGATGAACTGTTAGATGCTTTTGAAGAATTGCATTCCAAGTTTAAGAATTTGAGTTCCAAATATAAGTCTCTCAAAAAGACTAATTTTTCCCTCTTAGCTGAAAATGAAtgtttgaaaaatgagaaagatgCCTTGAAAGGGAAAATTGAAGAAGTTTGTTCTCCAAAAGAGATTGCAAATGATTTGgtatttcaaaataatttgagaCTTGAAAAtgatgttttaaaaaatgaggTTGAGGATTTGAAAACATCTCTTTCTAAGTTTgttcaaggaaaagaaaatttggatatgcttcttggaaaacaaagatGTGTTTTTGACAAAGTAGGCATCGGTTTTAATCCAACCAAAAAGCAAAAGTTTTATCAAAATTTGTTTGTGAAATCAACTTCTTCTAGTCATTCTTACACTTCTTGTAACTATTGTGGAATGAATGGTCATTTATCatattcttgtcctattcgtAAAAATATGAGTGTTGGAACGAAAAAGATATGGGTTCCTAAGCATCTTGTTACTAACCTTCATGGACCCAAGCAATCGTGGGTACCAAAGAACTACATATGA